One window of the Aptenodytes patagonicus chromosome 5, bAptPat1.pri.cur, whole genome shotgun sequence genome contains the following:
- the EFCAB7 gene encoding EF-hand calcium-binding domain-containing protein 7 isoform X1, producing MASSPENNGSLSIQKGTRSESSQAKKSQHAEEAIFYMNCRAAYLTVLKSSLENIKSKEQLLLVLQQAGRNPSQNTVNKYWTSQTTTLNFDDFCTILKKEKPATKTELLEAFGRIDTDNTGYILHDELYKILTTRGEKMTWDEVSTITKQADFNCSGKLDYNKFCDLYMTTSEQCCKTAREKLEFDSRLRQQQFGSQAETSSEGITLPVSKPSPRVSRKTDHKLAPTKGDSRTPSRPSSAQSCKASVSTTISNCASSNRNTKLIEPDTIKEWQCAQSKGCFYLEDDGEIISHKYKLHLPQRSTVCITIKPLNVHQVEGKSCHWLSVDTALYILKENETQENLQLVSFTEQQNKEMFGWKGELGSGIYWLLPFTTGCRLKKVKPQFTGEAKLVYRGEDGELALTKEFRAVLLDIFETIDLDGNGLLSLEEYNFFELRTSGEKCDEEAWAVCKENFDMKKNELTRQGFMDLNLMEANDREGDPSDLWVTLLSLGYNKALEMTEACPFVIDIYAEKCKPRIKAIYLEGGSWQLNRAICKSVVNKGEAKVMDGCENIIIYTYKAGRRITSVIENKSENKVIIHVNNEQSKNCLSNRGLTVFAVEVAPKSMTVSQHVMPLNEQEEWLYNCVHSLLR from the exons ATGGCCAGCAGTCCTGAGAATAATGGATCCCTCTCCATTCAGAAAGGTACACGCTCAGAAAGTTCCCAAGCAAAGAAGTCCCAGCATGCAGAAGAAGCAATCTTTTACATGAACTGCCGAGCAGCTTACCTGactgttttaaaaagcagtttagaaaatattaaatcaaaagaACAACTCCTTTTAG TACTTCAACAGGCTGGAAGAAATCCATCTCAGAATACAGTTAATAAATATTGGACTTCACAAACGACTACACTGAATTTTGATGATTTttgtactattttaaaaaaagaaaaaccagctaCAAAAACTGAACTGCTCGAAGCATTTGGAAGAATAGACACAGATAACACTGGATATATTTTACATGATGAACTCTATAAAATTCTTACAACG agaGGTGAAAAAATGACTTGGGATGAAGTGAGTACCATTACTAAACAAGCTGATTTTAACTGCAGTGGCAAACTTGACTACAACAAG TTTTGTGACTTATACATGACAACCAGTGAGCAGTGCTGCAAGACTGCACGAGAGAAACTGGAATTTGATAGTCGATTGAGGCAACAGCAGTTTGGAAGTCAAGCTGAGACTTCCTCTGAAGGGATCACGCTGCCAGTGTCAAAACCATCACCAAGAGTCTCGAGGAAAACTGATCACAAACTAGCACCAACAAAAG GTGATAGCAGAACTCCTTCAAGACCCTCATCAGCTCAAAGTTGCAAAGCATCCGTTTCTACCACTATCAGCAACTGTGCCAGTAGCAACAGAAACACAAAGCTAATTGAGCCAGACACAATAAAG GAATGGCAATGTGCACAATCCAAAGGATGCTTCTACTTAGAAGATGATGGTGAAATCATTAGTCACAAGTACAAGTTGCACTTACCCCAGAGGTCTACAGTATGTATTACCATCAAGCCTTTGAACGTTCATCAGGTTGAAG gaaaatcTTGTCACTGGTTGTCAGTGGATACAGCTTTGTATattctgaaggaaaatgaaaccCAAGAAAATCTACAGCTTGTGAGCTTTActgaacaacaaaacaaagag ATGTTTGGATGGAAAGGGGAGCTTGGATCAGGCATTTACTGGCTACTCCCATTCACAACAGGCTGTAGGTTGAAGAAGGTAAAACCACAATTTACTGGAGAAGCAAAACTGGTGTATAGAGGTGAAGATGGAGAACTGGCTCTGACCAAAGAGTTCCG AGCCGTTTTATTGGATATATTTGAAACAATTGATTTGGATGGAAATGGCCTTCTAAGTTTGGAGGAATACAATTTCTTTGAACTGAGAACGAGTGGTGAGAAATGTGATGAGGAAGCATGGGCCGTATGTAAGG AGAATTTTGATATGAAGAAGAATGAATTAACAAGACAAGGATTTATGGATTTGAATCTCATGGAAGCCAATGACCGTGAAGGGGATCCAAGTGACCTTTGGGTCACTTTATTGTCTCTGGGCTACAATAAAGCATTAGAAATGACAGAG GCATGCCCCTTTGTTATTGACATCtatgcagaaaaatgcaaacccAGAATTAAAGCCATATATctagagggagggagctggcaaCTCAACAGGGCTATTTGCAAGTCTGTAGTTAATAAAGGAGAGGCCAAAGTAATGGATGGCTGTGAAAACATAATCATCTATACCTATAAAGCGGGCAGGAGAATCACTTCTGTTATTGAAAATAAG TCTGAAAACAAAGTGATTATTCATGTCAACAACGAGCAGAGTAAGAACTGCCTAAGTAATAGGGGACTTACTGTTTTTGCTGTGGAAGTGGCACCAAAATCCATGACG GTTTCTCAGCACGTGATGCCGCTGAACGAGCAGGAAGAATGGCTTTATAATTGTGTGCATTCCCTCTTACGTTAA
- the EFCAB7 gene encoding EF-hand calcium-binding domain-containing protein 7 isoform X2, with amino-acid sequence MASSPENNGSLSIQKVLQQAGRNPSQNTVNKYWTSQTTTLNFDDFCTILKKEKPATKTELLEAFGRIDTDNTGYILHDELYKILTTRGEKMTWDEVSTITKQADFNCSGKLDYNKFCDLYMTTSEQCCKTAREKLEFDSRLRQQQFGSQAETSSEGITLPVSKPSPRVSRKTDHKLAPTKGDSRTPSRPSSAQSCKASVSTTISNCASSNRNTKLIEPDTIKEWQCAQSKGCFYLEDDGEIISHKYKLHLPQRSTVCITIKPLNVHQVEGKSCHWLSVDTALYILKENETQENLQLVSFTEQQNKEMFGWKGELGSGIYWLLPFTTGCRLKKVKPQFTGEAKLVYRGEDGELALTKEFRAVLLDIFETIDLDGNGLLSLEEYNFFELRTSGEKCDEEAWAVCKENFDMKKNELTRQGFMDLNLMEANDREGDPSDLWVTLLSLGYNKALEMTEACPFVIDIYAEKCKPRIKAIYLEGGSWQLNRAICKSVVNKGEAKVMDGCENIIIYTYKAGRRITSVIENKSENKVIIHVNNEQSKNCLSNRGLTVFAVEVAPKSMTVSQHVMPLNEQEEWLYNCVHSLLR; translated from the exons ATGGCCAGCAGTCCTGAGAATAATGGATCCCTCTCCATTCAGAAAG TACTTCAACAGGCTGGAAGAAATCCATCTCAGAATACAGTTAATAAATATTGGACTTCACAAACGACTACACTGAATTTTGATGATTTttgtactattttaaaaaaagaaaaaccagctaCAAAAACTGAACTGCTCGAAGCATTTGGAAGAATAGACACAGATAACACTGGATATATTTTACATGATGAACTCTATAAAATTCTTACAACG agaGGTGAAAAAATGACTTGGGATGAAGTGAGTACCATTACTAAACAAGCTGATTTTAACTGCAGTGGCAAACTTGACTACAACAAG TTTTGTGACTTATACATGACAACCAGTGAGCAGTGCTGCAAGACTGCACGAGAGAAACTGGAATTTGATAGTCGATTGAGGCAACAGCAGTTTGGAAGTCAAGCTGAGACTTCCTCTGAAGGGATCACGCTGCCAGTGTCAAAACCATCACCAAGAGTCTCGAGGAAAACTGATCACAAACTAGCACCAACAAAAG GTGATAGCAGAACTCCTTCAAGACCCTCATCAGCTCAAAGTTGCAAAGCATCCGTTTCTACCACTATCAGCAACTGTGCCAGTAGCAACAGAAACACAAAGCTAATTGAGCCAGACACAATAAAG GAATGGCAATGTGCACAATCCAAAGGATGCTTCTACTTAGAAGATGATGGTGAAATCATTAGTCACAAGTACAAGTTGCACTTACCCCAGAGGTCTACAGTATGTATTACCATCAAGCCTTTGAACGTTCATCAGGTTGAAG gaaaatcTTGTCACTGGTTGTCAGTGGATACAGCTTTGTATattctgaaggaaaatgaaaccCAAGAAAATCTACAGCTTGTGAGCTTTActgaacaacaaaacaaagag ATGTTTGGATGGAAAGGGGAGCTTGGATCAGGCATTTACTGGCTACTCCCATTCACAACAGGCTGTAGGTTGAAGAAGGTAAAACCACAATTTACTGGAGAAGCAAAACTGGTGTATAGAGGTGAAGATGGAGAACTGGCTCTGACCAAAGAGTTCCG AGCCGTTTTATTGGATATATTTGAAACAATTGATTTGGATGGAAATGGCCTTCTAAGTTTGGAGGAATACAATTTCTTTGAACTGAGAACGAGTGGTGAGAAATGTGATGAGGAAGCATGGGCCGTATGTAAGG AGAATTTTGATATGAAGAAGAATGAATTAACAAGACAAGGATTTATGGATTTGAATCTCATGGAAGCCAATGACCGTGAAGGGGATCCAAGTGACCTTTGGGTCACTTTATTGTCTCTGGGCTACAATAAAGCATTAGAAATGACAGAG GCATGCCCCTTTGTTATTGACATCtatgcagaaaaatgcaaacccAGAATTAAAGCCATATATctagagggagggagctggcaaCTCAACAGGGCTATTTGCAAGTCTGTAGTTAATAAAGGAGAGGCCAAAGTAATGGATGGCTGTGAAAACATAATCATCTATACCTATAAAGCGGGCAGGAGAATCACTTCTGTTATTGAAAATAAG TCTGAAAACAAAGTGATTATTCATGTCAACAACGAGCAGAGTAAGAACTGCCTAAGTAATAGGGGACTTACTGTTTTTGCTGTGGAAGTGGCACCAAAATCCATGACG GTTTCTCAGCACGTGATGCCGCTGAACGAGCAGGAAGAATGGCTTTATAATTGTGTGCATTCCCTCTTACGTTAA
- the EFCAB7 gene encoding EF-hand calcium-binding domain-containing protein 7 isoform X3, producing the protein MPGTACFMTPFKRILLQQAGRNPSQNTVNKYWTSQTTTLNFDDFCTILKKEKPATKTELLEAFGRIDTDNTGYILHDELYKILTTRGEKMTWDEVSTITKQADFNCSGKLDYNKFCDLYMTTSEQCCKTAREKLEFDSRLRQQQFGSQAETSSEGITLPVSKPSPRVSRKTDHKLAPTKGDSRTPSRPSSAQSCKASVSTTISNCASSNRNTKLIEPDTIKEWQCAQSKGCFYLEDDGEIISHKYKLHLPQRSTVCITIKPLNVHQVEGKSCHWLSVDTALYILKENETQENLQLVSFTEQQNKEMFGWKGELGSGIYWLLPFTTGCRLKKVKPQFTGEAKLVYRGEDGELALTKEFRAVLLDIFETIDLDGNGLLSLEEYNFFELRTSGEKCDEEAWAVCKENFDMKKNELTRQGFMDLNLMEANDREGDPSDLWVTLLSLGYNKALEMTEACPFVIDIYAEKCKPRIKAIYLEGGSWQLNRAICKSVVNKGEAKVMDGCENIIIYTYKAGRRITSVIENKSENKVIIHVNNEQSKNCLSNRGLTVFAVEVAPKSMTVSQHVMPLNEQEEWLYNCVHSLLR; encoded by the exons ATGCCAGGCACTGCCTGTTTCATGACTCCTTTCAAAAGAATAT TACTTCAACAGGCTGGAAGAAATCCATCTCAGAATACAGTTAATAAATATTGGACTTCACAAACGACTACACTGAATTTTGATGATTTttgtactattttaaaaaaagaaaaaccagctaCAAAAACTGAACTGCTCGAAGCATTTGGAAGAATAGACACAGATAACACTGGATATATTTTACATGATGAACTCTATAAAATTCTTACAACG agaGGTGAAAAAATGACTTGGGATGAAGTGAGTACCATTACTAAACAAGCTGATTTTAACTGCAGTGGCAAACTTGACTACAACAAG TTTTGTGACTTATACATGACAACCAGTGAGCAGTGCTGCAAGACTGCACGAGAGAAACTGGAATTTGATAGTCGATTGAGGCAACAGCAGTTTGGAAGTCAAGCTGAGACTTCCTCTGAAGGGATCACGCTGCCAGTGTCAAAACCATCACCAAGAGTCTCGAGGAAAACTGATCACAAACTAGCACCAACAAAAG GTGATAGCAGAACTCCTTCAAGACCCTCATCAGCTCAAAGTTGCAAAGCATCCGTTTCTACCACTATCAGCAACTGTGCCAGTAGCAACAGAAACACAAAGCTAATTGAGCCAGACACAATAAAG GAATGGCAATGTGCACAATCCAAAGGATGCTTCTACTTAGAAGATGATGGTGAAATCATTAGTCACAAGTACAAGTTGCACTTACCCCAGAGGTCTACAGTATGTATTACCATCAAGCCTTTGAACGTTCATCAGGTTGAAG gaaaatcTTGTCACTGGTTGTCAGTGGATACAGCTTTGTATattctgaaggaaaatgaaaccCAAGAAAATCTACAGCTTGTGAGCTTTActgaacaacaaaacaaagag ATGTTTGGATGGAAAGGGGAGCTTGGATCAGGCATTTACTGGCTACTCCCATTCACAACAGGCTGTAGGTTGAAGAAGGTAAAACCACAATTTACTGGAGAAGCAAAACTGGTGTATAGAGGTGAAGATGGAGAACTGGCTCTGACCAAAGAGTTCCG AGCCGTTTTATTGGATATATTTGAAACAATTGATTTGGATGGAAATGGCCTTCTAAGTTTGGAGGAATACAATTTCTTTGAACTGAGAACGAGTGGTGAGAAATGTGATGAGGAAGCATGGGCCGTATGTAAGG AGAATTTTGATATGAAGAAGAATGAATTAACAAGACAAGGATTTATGGATTTGAATCTCATGGAAGCCAATGACCGTGAAGGGGATCCAAGTGACCTTTGGGTCACTTTATTGTCTCTGGGCTACAATAAAGCATTAGAAATGACAGAG GCATGCCCCTTTGTTATTGACATCtatgcagaaaaatgcaaacccAGAATTAAAGCCATATATctagagggagggagctggcaaCTCAACAGGGCTATTTGCAAGTCTGTAGTTAATAAAGGAGAGGCCAAAGTAATGGATGGCTGTGAAAACATAATCATCTATACCTATAAAGCGGGCAGGAGAATCACTTCTGTTATTGAAAATAAG TCTGAAAACAAAGTGATTATTCATGTCAACAACGAGCAGAGTAAGAACTGCCTAAGTAATAGGGGACTTACTGTTTTTGCTGTGGAAGTGGCACCAAAATCCATGACG GTTTCTCAGCACGTGATGCCGCTGAACGAGCAGGAAGAATGGCTTTATAATTGTGTGCATTCCCTCTTACGTTAA
- the EFCAB7 gene encoding EF-hand calcium-binding domain-containing protein 7 isoform X4, producing the protein MASSPENNGSLSIQKGTRSESSQAKKSQHAEEAIFYMNCRAAYLTVLKSSLENIKSKEQLLLVLQQAGRNPSQNTVNKYWTSQTTTLNFDDFCTILKKEKPATKTELLEAFGRIDTDNTGYILHDELYKILTTRGEKMTWDEVSTITKQADFNCSGKLDYNKFCDLYMTTSEQCCKTAREKLEFDSRLRQQQFGSQAETSSEGITLPVSKPSPRVSRKTDHKLAPTKGDSRTPSRPSSAQSCKASVSTTISNCASSNRNTKLIEPDTIKEWQCAQSKGCFYLEDDGEIISHKYKLHLPQRSTVCITIKPLNVHQVEGKSCHWLSVDTALYILKENETQENLQLVSFTEQQNKEMFGWKGELGSGIYWLLPFTTGCRLKKVKPQFTGEAKLVYRGEDGELALTKEFRAVLLDIFETIDLDGNGLLSLEEYNFFELRTSGEKCDEEAWAVCKENFDMKKNELTRQGFMDLNLMEANDREGDPSDLWVTLLSLGYNKALEMTEACPFVIDIYAEKCKPRIKAIYLEGGSWQLNRAICKSVVNKGEAKVMDGCENIIIYTYKAGRRITSVIENKFI; encoded by the exons ATGGCCAGCAGTCCTGAGAATAATGGATCCCTCTCCATTCAGAAAGGTACACGCTCAGAAAGTTCCCAAGCAAAGAAGTCCCAGCATGCAGAAGAAGCAATCTTTTACATGAACTGCCGAGCAGCTTACCTGactgttttaaaaagcagtttagaaaatattaaatcaaaagaACAACTCCTTTTAG TACTTCAACAGGCTGGAAGAAATCCATCTCAGAATACAGTTAATAAATATTGGACTTCACAAACGACTACACTGAATTTTGATGATTTttgtactattttaaaaaaagaaaaaccagctaCAAAAACTGAACTGCTCGAAGCATTTGGAAGAATAGACACAGATAACACTGGATATATTTTACATGATGAACTCTATAAAATTCTTACAACG agaGGTGAAAAAATGACTTGGGATGAAGTGAGTACCATTACTAAACAAGCTGATTTTAACTGCAGTGGCAAACTTGACTACAACAAG TTTTGTGACTTATACATGACAACCAGTGAGCAGTGCTGCAAGACTGCACGAGAGAAACTGGAATTTGATAGTCGATTGAGGCAACAGCAGTTTGGAAGTCAAGCTGAGACTTCCTCTGAAGGGATCACGCTGCCAGTGTCAAAACCATCACCAAGAGTCTCGAGGAAAACTGATCACAAACTAGCACCAACAAAAG GTGATAGCAGAACTCCTTCAAGACCCTCATCAGCTCAAAGTTGCAAAGCATCCGTTTCTACCACTATCAGCAACTGTGCCAGTAGCAACAGAAACACAAAGCTAATTGAGCCAGACACAATAAAG GAATGGCAATGTGCACAATCCAAAGGATGCTTCTACTTAGAAGATGATGGTGAAATCATTAGTCACAAGTACAAGTTGCACTTACCCCAGAGGTCTACAGTATGTATTACCATCAAGCCTTTGAACGTTCATCAGGTTGAAG gaaaatcTTGTCACTGGTTGTCAGTGGATACAGCTTTGTATattctgaaggaaaatgaaaccCAAGAAAATCTACAGCTTGTGAGCTTTActgaacaacaaaacaaagag ATGTTTGGATGGAAAGGGGAGCTTGGATCAGGCATTTACTGGCTACTCCCATTCACAACAGGCTGTAGGTTGAAGAAGGTAAAACCACAATTTACTGGAGAAGCAAAACTGGTGTATAGAGGTGAAGATGGAGAACTGGCTCTGACCAAAGAGTTCCG AGCCGTTTTATTGGATATATTTGAAACAATTGATTTGGATGGAAATGGCCTTCTAAGTTTGGAGGAATACAATTTCTTTGAACTGAGAACGAGTGGTGAGAAATGTGATGAGGAAGCATGGGCCGTATGTAAGG AGAATTTTGATATGAAGAAGAATGAATTAACAAGACAAGGATTTATGGATTTGAATCTCATGGAAGCCAATGACCGTGAAGGGGATCCAAGTGACCTTTGGGTCACTTTATTGTCTCTGGGCTACAATAAAGCATTAGAAATGACAGAG GCATGCCCCTTTGTTATTGACATCtatgcagaaaaatgcaaacccAGAATTAAAGCCATATATctagagggagggagctggcaaCTCAACAGGGCTATTTGCAAGTCTGTAGTTAATAAAGGAGAGGCCAAAGTAATGGATGGCTGTGAAAACATAATCATCTATACCTATAAAGCGGGCAGGAGAATCACTTCTGTTATTGAAAATAAG ttcatttaa